One part of the Meleagris gallopavo isolate NT-WF06-2002-E0010 breed Aviagen turkey brand Nicholas breeding stock chromosome 20, Turkey_5.1, whole genome shotgun sequence genome encodes these proteins:
- the SMIM5 gene encoding small integral membrane protein 5 encodes MSSEVFLKEMQTIGEKLLLKLQKLPKADPVEIVSFCVVLLFIVTVLVLMIIACSCCCYSCCSCNEGPDHRRRKAQVRPTAHP; translated from the exons ATGTCTTCTGAAGtctttctgaaggaaatgcaAACCATTGGTGAGAAACTTCTCCTTAAGCTCCAGAAACTGCCCAAGGCTGACCCTGTGGAGATCGTGTCCTTCTGTGTGGTGCTCCTATTTATTG TAACTGTTCTCGTGCTGATGATCATtgcttgcagctgctgctgttatAGCTGCTGTAGCTGCAATGAGGGTCCTGACCACAGACGTAGGAAGGCCCAAGTCCGCCCGACTGCCCATCCATGA